From a region of the Nerophis lumbriciformis linkage group LG06, RoL_Nlum_v2.1, whole genome shotgun sequence genome:
- the LOC133608518 gene encoding homeodomain-interacting protein kinase 2-like isoform X1, translating into MTQSAFSPYTSGCSSQTETHGLAEMEGSIVKSNTSFYHIQKLLDRGTSSHVFRCSNLGTAKNMALKVHKNYALFENEIDMQEIVSVLDPEKKSIVEFIETFTFNGHPCLVFELLDTSLFSMVYDKRWKTFSPNDIRPVAQQLLTAFDALKSIGVIHTDLKSDNIMLVNHAIQPFRVKLIDFGLSITTSEAPLSYGVALQPMGNRSVEQIPFLLPPVIKSHDSAVNRAPEVALGLPFAEAIDMWSLGCVLSFLYLGNYLFLANSNYNMLRSMVEVVGRIPDHLLSASKNTHKYFKRSNRDIDGDHPKWRLMTEKEYHDKTGVRPDALPWSFKCLDDLVKLNPQVNEPVELEDRKAFVDLLTCLLHMDPERRITPEEALKHPFLTMSHLSEHRNSSLYVADSFDKMKFCPANYFHKDPTDPKPDVGLITNPKNWRQKFCQLFRTKKRTDEPVPHVKLKTWLQNLCQTNSRPDPPTQGLGSPGLCPRQQSKKNWCKTIRHFFRRNQIGPELEHQSHIKPDHNNKSPQVKKDESSNVKKDESQRDKKDESAAAKKRAKVDLKTTRMATKRRRDMTFDMNYLNYLRSDVNQKPRKSDTLENL; encoded by the exons TCTGCCTTCTCTCCATATACTTCAGGGTGTTCGTCCCAAACGGAAACCCACGGTCTGGCTGAGATGGAAGGTTCCATCGTGAAGAGCAACACAAGTTTCTACCACATCCAGAAACTTTTGGATCGAGGAACCAGCAGCCACGTCTTCAGATGTAGCAACTTGGGGACGGCAAAGAACATGGCCCTGAAAGTCCACAAAAACTACGCCTTATTTGAAAATGAG ATCGACATGCAGGAGATCGTGAGCGTGCTGGACCCGGAAAAGAAGAGCATCGTGGAGTTTATCGAGACGTTTACCTTCAATGGACACCCTTGTCTGGTCTTTGAGCTGCTGGACACCAGCTTGTTCAGCATGGTCTACGACAAACGCTGGAAGACCTTCTCGCCCAACGACATCCGACCCGTTGCCCAGCAG CTGCTGACGGCCTTTGATGCTCTTAAGAGCATCGGCGTGATCCACACAGACCTGAAGTCGGACAACATCATGCTAGTCAACCATGCAATTCAGCCCTTCAGGGTCAAGCTCATCGACTTCGGCTTGTCCATCACCACTTCGGAAGCGCCGCTCAGTTACGGCGTGGCCCTGCAGCCCATGGGCAACAGGTCTGTAGAACAGATCCCCTTTTTGTTACCTCCAGTCATCAAGTCACATGACTCTGCTGTCAACAGGGCACCCGAAGTCGCTCTGGGTCTTCCCTTCGCCGAAGCCATCGACATGTGGTCTCTGGGCTGCGTCCTGTCCTTCTTGTACCTCGGCAACTACCTCTTCTTGGCTAACTCCAACTACAACATG CTGCGCAGCATGGTCGAGGTCGTAGGACGTATTCCTGACCATCTCCTTAGCGCCAGCAAAAACACTCACAAATATTTCAAGAGGAGCAACAGAGACATTGACGGCGATCACCCGAAGTGGCGACTGATG ACGGAGAAGGAGTACCACGACAAAACTGGCGTCCGTCCTGATGCATTGCCGTGGTCTTTCAAATGTTTGGACGACCTGGTCAAA CTTAACCCACAGGTGAACGAGCCCGTTGAGTTGGAGGACCGTAAGGCCTTTGTGGACCTCCTCACGTGTCTTCTCCATATGGACCCTGAGCGGAGGATCACCCCTGAGGAGGCTCTTAAGCACCCCTTCCTGACCATGAGCCACCTGAGTGAGCACCGGAACAGCAGCTTATA TGTGGCGGACAGCTTTGACAAGATGAAATTCTGCCCAGCCAATTACTTCCACAAGGACCCCACTGACCCTAAACCTGACGTGGGTCTTATCACCAACCCAAAGAACTGGCGGCAAAAGTTCTGTCAACTTTTCAGGACTAAAAAAAGGACAGATGAACCTGTTCCGCATGTCAAGCTGAAGACCTGGTTGCAGAACCTTTGTCAGACCAACAGCAGACCTGATCCGCCGACACAAGGTCTCGGTTCCCCGGGTCTATGTCCACGGCAGCAGTCCAAAAAAAACTGGTGCAAAACAATCCGGCACTTCTTTCGAAGGAACCAGATCGGTCCAGAACTGGAACACCAAAGCCACATCAAACCAGACCACAACAACAAGTCACCACAAGTTAAAAAGGACGAGTCATCAAATGTTAAAAAGGACGAGTCACAGAGAGATAAAAAGGACGAGTCGGCAGCAGCAAAAAAAAGAGCCAAAGTTGACTTGAAGACAACTCGGATGGCGACTAAAAGGCGCAGGGACATGACCTTTGACATGAACTACCTCAACTACCTACGCTCTGATGTCAACCAGAAACCCAGAAAGTCCGACACTTTGGAGAACCTCTGA
- the LOC133608518 gene encoding homeodomain-interacting protein kinase 2-like isoform X3: MEGSIVKSNTSFYHIQKLLDRGTSSHVFRCSNLGTAKNMALKVHKNYALFENEIDMQEIVSVLDPEKKSIVEFIETFTFNGHPCLVFELLDTSLFSMVYDKRWKTFSPNDIRPVAQQLLTAFDALKSIGVIHTDLKSDNIMLVNHAIQPFRVKLIDFGLSITTSEAPLSYGVALQPMGNRSVEQIPFLLPPVIKSHDSAVNRAPEVALGLPFAEAIDMWSLGCVLSFLYLGNYLFLANSNYNMLRSMVEVVGRIPDHLLSASKNTHKYFKRSNRDIDGDHPKWRLMTEKEYHDKTGVRPDALPWSFKCLDDLVKLNPQVNEPVELEDRKAFVDLLTCLLHMDPERRITPEEALKHPFLTMSHLSEHRNSSLYVADSFDKMKFCPANYFHKDPTDPKPDVGLITNPKNWRQKFCQLFRTKKRTDEPVPHVKLKTWLQNLCQTNSRPDPPTQGLGSPGLCPRQQSKKNWCKTIRHFFRRNQIGPELEHQSHIKPDHNNKSPQVKKDESSNVKKDESQRDKKDESAAAKKRAKVDLKTTRMATKRRRDMTFDMNYLNYLRSDVNQKPRKSDTLENL, translated from the exons ATGGAAGGTTCCATCGTGAAGAGCAACACAAGTTTCTACCACATCCAGAAACTTTTGGATCGAGGAACCAGCAGCCACGTCTTCAGATGTAGCAACTTGGGGACGGCAAAGAACATGGCCCTGAAAGTCCACAAAAACTACGCCTTATTTGAAAATGAG ATCGACATGCAGGAGATCGTGAGCGTGCTGGACCCGGAAAAGAAGAGCATCGTGGAGTTTATCGAGACGTTTACCTTCAATGGACACCCTTGTCTGGTCTTTGAGCTGCTGGACACCAGCTTGTTCAGCATGGTCTACGACAAACGCTGGAAGACCTTCTCGCCCAACGACATCCGACCCGTTGCCCAGCAG CTGCTGACGGCCTTTGATGCTCTTAAGAGCATCGGCGTGATCCACACAGACCTGAAGTCGGACAACATCATGCTAGTCAACCATGCAATTCAGCCCTTCAGGGTCAAGCTCATCGACTTCGGCTTGTCCATCACCACTTCGGAAGCGCCGCTCAGTTACGGCGTGGCCCTGCAGCCCATGGGCAACAGGTCTGTAGAACAGATCCCCTTTTTGTTACCTCCAGTCATCAAGTCACATGACTCTGCTGTCAACAGGGCACCCGAAGTCGCTCTGGGTCTTCCCTTCGCCGAAGCCATCGACATGTGGTCTCTGGGCTGCGTCCTGTCCTTCTTGTACCTCGGCAACTACCTCTTCTTGGCTAACTCCAACTACAACATG CTGCGCAGCATGGTCGAGGTCGTAGGACGTATTCCTGACCATCTCCTTAGCGCCAGCAAAAACACTCACAAATATTTCAAGAGGAGCAACAGAGACATTGACGGCGATCACCCGAAGTGGCGACTGATG ACGGAGAAGGAGTACCACGACAAAACTGGCGTCCGTCCTGATGCATTGCCGTGGTCTTTCAAATGTTTGGACGACCTGGTCAAA CTTAACCCACAGGTGAACGAGCCCGTTGAGTTGGAGGACCGTAAGGCCTTTGTGGACCTCCTCACGTGTCTTCTCCATATGGACCCTGAGCGGAGGATCACCCCTGAGGAGGCTCTTAAGCACCCCTTCCTGACCATGAGCCACCTGAGTGAGCACCGGAACAGCAGCTTATA TGTGGCGGACAGCTTTGACAAGATGAAATTCTGCCCAGCCAATTACTTCCACAAGGACCCCACTGACCCTAAACCTGACGTGGGTCTTATCACCAACCCAAAGAACTGGCGGCAAAAGTTCTGTCAACTTTTCAGGACTAAAAAAAGGACAGATGAACCTGTTCCGCATGTCAAGCTGAAGACCTGGTTGCAGAACCTTTGTCAGACCAACAGCAGACCTGATCCGCCGACACAAGGTCTCGGTTCCCCGGGTCTATGTCCACGGCAGCAGTCCAAAAAAAACTGGTGCAAAACAATCCGGCACTTCTTTCGAAGGAACCAGATCGGTCCAGAACTGGAACACCAAAGCCACATCAAACCAGACCACAACAACAAGTCACCACAAGTTAAAAAGGACGAGTCATCAAATGTTAAAAAGGACGAGTCACAGAGAGATAAAAAGGACGAGTCGGCAGCAGCAAAAAAAAGAGCCAAAGTTGACTTGAAGACAACTCGGATGGCGACTAAAAGGCGCAGGGACATGACCTTTGACATGAACTACCTCAACTACCTACGCTCTGATGTCAACCAGAAACCCAGAAAGTCCGACACTTTGGAGAACCTCTGA
- the LOC133608518 gene encoding homeodomain-interacting protein kinase 2-like isoform X2, which yields MTQSAFSPYTSGCSSQTETHGLAEMEGSIVKSNTSFYHIQKLLDRGTSSHVFRCSNLGTAKNMALKVHKNYALFENEIDMQEIVSVLDPEKKSIVEFIETFTFNGHPCLVFELLDTSLFSMVYDKRWKTFSPNDIRPVAQQLLTAFDALKSIGVIHTDLKSDNIMLVNHAIQPFRVKLIDFGLSITTSEAPLSYGVALQPMGNRAPEVALGLPFAEAIDMWSLGCVLSFLYLGNYLFLANSNYNMLRSMVEVVGRIPDHLLSASKNTHKYFKRSNRDIDGDHPKWRLMTEKEYHDKTGVRPDALPWSFKCLDDLVKLNPQVNEPVELEDRKAFVDLLTCLLHMDPERRITPEEALKHPFLTMSHLSEHRNSSLYVADSFDKMKFCPANYFHKDPTDPKPDVGLITNPKNWRQKFCQLFRTKKRTDEPVPHVKLKTWLQNLCQTNSRPDPPTQGLGSPGLCPRQQSKKNWCKTIRHFFRRNQIGPELEHQSHIKPDHNNKSPQVKKDESSNVKKDESQRDKKDESAAAKKRAKVDLKTTRMATKRRRDMTFDMNYLNYLRSDVNQKPRKSDTLENL from the exons TCTGCCTTCTCTCCATATACTTCAGGGTGTTCGTCCCAAACGGAAACCCACGGTCTGGCTGAGATGGAAGGTTCCATCGTGAAGAGCAACACAAGTTTCTACCACATCCAGAAACTTTTGGATCGAGGAACCAGCAGCCACGTCTTCAGATGTAGCAACTTGGGGACGGCAAAGAACATGGCCCTGAAAGTCCACAAAAACTACGCCTTATTTGAAAATGAG ATCGACATGCAGGAGATCGTGAGCGTGCTGGACCCGGAAAAGAAGAGCATCGTGGAGTTTATCGAGACGTTTACCTTCAATGGACACCCTTGTCTGGTCTTTGAGCTGCTGGACACCAGCTTGTTCAGCATGGTCTACGACAAACGCTGGAAGACCTTCTCGCCCAACGACATCCGACCCGTTGCCCAGCAG CTGCTGACGGCCTTTGATGCTCTTAAGAGCATCGGCGTGATCCACACAGACCTGAAGTCGGACAACATCATGCTAGTCAACCATGCAATTCAGCCCTTCAGGGTCAAGCTCATCGACTTCGGCTTGTCCATCACCACTTCGGAAGCGCCGCTCAGTTACGGCGTGGCCCTGCAGCCCATGGGCAACAG GGCACCCGAAGTCGCTCTGGGTCTTCCCTTCGCCGAAGCCATCGACATGTGGTCTCTGGGCTGCGTCCTGTCCTTCTTGTACCTCGGCAACTACCTCTTCTTGGCTAACTCCAACTACAACATG CTGCGCAGCATGGTCGAGGTCGTAGGACGTATTCCTGACCATCTCCTTAGCGCCAGCAAAAACACTCACAAATATTTCAAGAGGAGCAACAGAGACATTGACGGCGATCACCCGAAGTGGCGACTGATG ACGGAGAAGGAGTACCACGACAAAACTGGCGTCCGTCCTGATGCATTGCCGTGGTCTTTCAAATGTTTGGACGACCTGGTCAAA CTTAACCCACAGGTGAACGAGCCCGTTGAGTTGGAGGACCGTAAGGCCTTTGTGGACCTCCTCACGTGTCTTCTCCATATGGACCCTGAGCGGAGGATCACCCCTGAGGAGGCTCTTAAGCACCCCTTCCTGACCATGAGCCACCTGAGTGAGCACCGGAACAGCAGCTTATA TGTGGCGGACAGCTTTGACAAGATGAAATTCTGCCCAGCCAATTACTTCCACAAGGACCCCACTGACCCTAAACCTGACGTGGGTCTTATCACCAACCCAAAGAACTGGCGGCAAAAGTTCTGTCAACTTTTCAGGACTAAAAAAAGGACAGATGAACCTGTTCCGCATGTCAAGCTGAAGACCTGGTTGCAGAACCTTTGTCAGACCAACAGCAGACCTGATCCGCCGACACAAGGTCTCGGTTCCCCGGGTCTATGTCCACGGCAGCAGTCCAAAAAAAACTGGTGCAAAACAATCCGGCACTTCTTTCGAAGGAACCAGATCGGTCCAGAACTGGAACACCAAAGCCACATCAAACCAGACCACAACAACAAGTCACCACAAGTTAAAAAGGACGAGTCATCAAATGTTAAAAAGGACGAGTCACAGAGAGATAAAAAGGACGAGTCGGCAGCAGCAAAAAAAAGAGCCAAAGTTGACTTGAAGACAACTCGGATGGCGACTAAAAGGCGCAGGGACATGACCTTTGACATGAACTACCTCAACTACCTACGCTCTGATGTCAACCAGAAACCCAGAAAGTCCGACACTTTGGAGAACCTCTGA